One region of Pseudomonas sp. B21-040 genomic DNA includes:
- the hyi gene encoding hydroxypyruvate isomerase, protein MPRFAANLSMLFTEQDFLARFEAAAKAGFSGVEYLFPYDFSSAEIKAKLDANGLTQVLFNLPAGDWAKGERGIACLPDRVEEFRAGVDLAIAYAQVLGNTQVNCLAGIRPQGVDDATVEKTFVANLKYAADKLQAVGIKLVMEAINTRDIPGFYLNNTAQALSIREQVGSANLFLQYDIYHMQIMEGDLARTMATHLGEINHIQLADNPGRNEPGTGEINYRFLFEHLDRIGYQGWVGCEYKPLTTTEAGLGWLKTHNAI, encoded by the coding sequence ATGCCGCGTTTCGCAGCCAACCTGTCCATGCTGTTCACAGAGCAAGATTTTCTTGCCCGTTTCGAAGCGGCCGCCAAGGCCGGCTTCAGTGGTGTCGAATACCTGTTCCCGTATGACTTCAGCTCCGCCGAGATCAAGGCCAAGCTGGATGCCAACGGTCTGACCCAAGTGCTGTTCAACCTGCCAGCCGGTGACTGGGCCAAGGGCGAACGCGGTATCGCGTGCCTGCCGGATCGGGTTGAAGAGTTCCGCGCCGGTGTCGACCTCGCCATTGCTTACGCGCAAGTGCTGGGCAACACCCAGGTCAACTGCCTGGCCGGTATTCGCCCACAAGGCGTGGACGATGCCACCGTGGAAAAAACCTTCGTCGCCAACCTCAAATACGCAGCAGACAAGCTGCAAGCGGTGGGCATCAAACTGGTGATGGAAGCGATCAACACTCGCGACATCCCGGGTTTCTACCTGAACAACACCGCGCAAGCCCTGTCGATTCGCGAACAGGTCGGCAGCGCCAATCTGTTCCTGCAATACGACATCTACCACATGCAAATCATGGAGGGTGACCTGGCCCGCACCATGGCCACGCACCTGGGCGAAATCAACCACATCCAGTTGGCCGACAACCCTGGGCGCAACGAACCGGGCACCGGTGAAATCAACTACCGCTTCCTGTTCGAACACCTTGACCGCATCGGTTATCAGGGTTGGGTGGGTTGCGAATACAAGCCGCTGACCACCACTGAAGCGGGCCTGGGCTGGCTGAAAACCCATAACGCGATCTGA
- the gcl gene encoding glyoxylate carboligase: protein MSKMRAIEAAVLVMRREGVDTAFGIPGAAINPLYSALQKVGGIDHVLARHVEGASHMAEGYTRTKAGNIGVCIGTSGPAGTDMVTGLYSASADSIPILCITGQAPRARMHKEDFQAVDITTIVKPVTKWATTVMEPGQVPYAFQKAFYEMRSGRPGPVLIDLPFDVQMAEIEFDIDAYQPLPLAKPTANRVQIEKALAMLDQAERPLLVAGGGIINADASELLVEFAELTGIPVIPTLMGWGTIPDDHPLMVGMVGLQTSHRYGNATMLKSDLVLGVGNRWANRHTGSIDVYTEGRKFIHVDIEPTQIGRVFNPDLGIVSDAAAALTVFIEVAREWQAAGKLKNRSAWLQDCQQRKASLQRKTHFDNVPVKPQRVYEEMNQVFGKDTCYVSTIGLSQIAGAQFLHVYKPRHWINCGQAGPLGWTIPAALGVVKADPTRKVVALSGDYDFQFMIEELAVGAQFKLPYIHVVVNNSYLGLIRQAQRGFDMDYCVQLSFDNLNAPELNGYGVDHVAVAEGLGCKALRVFEPSQIQPALRKAQELIEEFKVPVIVEIILERVTNISMGTEINAVNEFEDLALVGNDAPTAISLLD from the coding sequence ATGAGCAAAATGAGAGCAATCGAAGCCGCCGTTCTGGTGATGCGCCGTGAAGGGGTTGATACCGCTTTTGGCATCCCGGGTGCTGCAATCAACCCGCTGTACTCCGCCCTGCAGAAGGTCGGTGGCATCGATCACGTCCTCGCTCGCCACGTTGAAGGCGCCTCGCACATGGCCGAGGGCTACACCCGCACCAAGGCCGGCAACATCGGCGTGTGCATCGGTACTTCCGGCCCTGCCGGTACCGACATGGTCACCGGGCTCTACAGCGCCTCGGCCGACTCGATTCCAATCCTTTGCATTACTGGCCAGGCACCCCGCGCCCGTATGCACAAGGAAGACTTCCAGGCTGTCGACATCACCACCATCGTCAAGCCAGTGACCAAGTGGGCAACCACCGTCATGGAACCGGGCCAGGTGCCTTATGCGTTCCAGAAAGCCTTCTACGAAATGCGCTCCGGCCGTCCAGGCCCGGTGCTGATCGACCTGCCGTTCGACGTGCAGATGGCCGAGATCGAATTCGACATCGACGCTTACCAGCCGCTGCCGTTGGCCAAGCCCACCGCTAACCGCGTGCAAATCGAGAAGGCCCTGGCCATGCTCGATCAGGCTGAACGCCCATTGCTGGTTGCCGGTGGCGGCATCATTAATGCGGACGCCAGCGAGTTGCTGGTCGAGTTCGCCGAACTGACCGGCATCCCTGTCATTCCAACCCTGATGGGCTGGGGCACCATCCCGGACGATCACCCGTTGATGGTGGGCATGGTCGGCCTGCAAACCTCGCACCGTTACGGCAACGCGACGATGCTCAAATCCGACCTGGTACTGGGCGTCGGCAACCGTTGGGCCAACCGCCACACCGGCTCGATCGACGTGTACACCGAAGGCCGCAAGTTCATTCACGTTGATATCGAACCGACGCAGATCGGCCGCGTGTTCAACCCGGACCTGGGCATCGTTTCTGACGCCGCAGCCGCGCTGACCGTGTTCATTGAAGTCGCTCGTGAATGGCAAGCCGCCGGCAAGCTGAAAAACCGCAGCGCCTGGCTGCAAGACTGCCAGCAGCGCAAAGCCAGCCTGCAGCGCAAGACTCACTTCGACAACGTGCCGGTCAAGCCGCAGCGCGTCTACGAAGAAATGAACCAGGTGTTCGGCAAAGACACCTGCTACGTCAGCACCATTGGCCTGTCGCAGATTGCCGGCGCGCAGTTCCTGCACGTCTACAAGCCGCGTCACTGGATCAACTGCGGTCAGGCAGGTCCCTTGGGCTGGACCATTCCGGCGGCACTGGGCGTGGTCAAGGCGGATCCGACCCGTAAGGTCGTGGCGCTGTCGGGCGACTATGATTTCCAGTTCATGATCGAAGAGCTGGCAGTCGGCGCGCAGTTCAAACTGCCGTACATCCATGTTGTGGTAAACAACTCGTACCTGGGGCTGATTCGTCAGGCTCAGCGCGGTTTCGACATGGACTACTGCGTGCAGCTGTCCTTCGATAACCTGAACGCTCCGGAACTCAACGGTTACGGTGTCGATCACGTCGCAGTGGCCGAAGGCCTGGGCTGCAAGGCATTGCGCGTGTTTGAACCAAGCCAGATCCAGCCTGCCCTGCGCAAGGCTCAGGAACTGATCGAAGAGTTCAAGGTGCCGGTGATTGTCGAGATTATTCTGGAGCGCGTGACCAACATTTCCATGGGCACCGAGATCAACGCCGTCAACGAATTCGAAGACCTGGCGCTGGTCGGCAACGATGCGCCAACGGCGATTTCGTTGCTTGATTAA
- a CDS encoding DUF808 domain-containing protein has protein sequence MAGSSLLVLIDDIAAVLDDVALMTKMAAKKTAGVLGDDLALNAQQVSGVRAEREIPVVWAVAKGSFRNKLILVPSALAISAFIPWLVTPLLMVGGAYLCFEGFEKLAHKFLHSKAEDQAEHAELVEAVADPAVDLVAYEQDKIKGAVRTDFILSAEIIAITLGTVAGASLTQQVIVLSGIAIVMTVGVYGLVAGIVKLDDLGLWLTQKPGQMAKSIGGGILRAAPYMMKSLSVIGTAAMFLVGGGILTHGVPVIHHWIEGVGAAAGGAGFIVPTLLNGVAGIVAGAVVLAGVLVASKIWKAVKG, from the coding sequence ATGGCAGGAAGCAGTTTGCTGGTGCTGATCGATGACATCGCCGCTGTGCTCGACGATGTGGCATTGATGACCAAAATGGCCGCCAAGAAGACCGCCGGTGTACTGGGCGACGATCTGGCGCTCAATGCCCAGCAGGTCAGCGGCGTGCGGGCCGAGCGGGAAATCCCGGTGGTTTGGGCGGTCGCCAAGGGCTCGTTTCGCAACAAACTGATCCTGGTGCCGTCAGCGTTGGCCATCAGCGCATTCATTCCGTGGTTGGTCACCCCATTGTTGATGGTCGGCGGCGCGTACCTGTGTTTCGAAGGCTTCGAGAAACTTGCCCACAAATTTTTGCACAGCAAGGCCGAGGATCAGGCTGAACATGCAGAGCTGGTCGAGGCTGTTGCCGATCCGGCGGTCGATCTGGTGGCTTACGAACAGGACAAGATCAAGGGCGCGGTCCGCACCGACTTCATCCTGTCGGCAGAAATCATCGCCATCACGTTGGGCACCGTGGCGGGCGCCTCGCTGACCCAGCAAGTGATCGTGCTCTCGGGGATTGCCATCGTCATGACCGTCGGCGTCTATGGCCTGGTCGCCGGTATCGTCAAACTCGACGACCTCGGTTTGTGGTTGACCCAAAAGCCTGGGCAGATGGCGAAAAGCATCGGGGGCGGCATTTTGCGCGCAGCGCCTTACATGATGAAAAGCCTGTCGGTGATCGGTACGGCAGCGATGTTCCTGGTCGGTGGCGGGATCCTGACTCACGGCGTGCCGGTGATTCATCACTGGATTGAAGGTGTTGGCGCAGCGGCCGGTGGCGCCGGGTTTATCGTGCCGACCTTGCTCAATGGGGTCGCGGGGATTGTGGCCGGCGCGGTGGTGTTGGCGGGTGTGCTGGTAGCCAGCAAAATCTGGAAAGCGGTGAAAGGTTAA
- a CDS encoding VacJ family lipoprotein, with the protein MAKYLLLIAALLCAGVANADNSKANAPVVIDNDGFKEPLSKLKFNPGLDQREFERSTLNALAVYDPLEEWNRRVYHFNYRFDQWVFLPVVDGYRYVTPSFLRTGVSNFFNNLGDVPNLVNSLLQLKGKRSMETSARLLLNTTIGIAGLWDPATAMGLPRQNEDFGQTLGFYGVPGGAYFVLPILGPSNIRDTGGLAVDFTVESAINYLNVSEVSSNHPEVWILRGIDKRNQTRFRYGQLNSPFEYEKVRYVYTESRKLQIAE; encoded by the coding sequence GTGGCTAAATATCTCCTGCTTATCGCTGCGTTACTCTGTGCAGGCGTCGCCAATGCCGACAACAGCAAAGCCAACGCCCCCGTCGTGATCGACAATGACGGCTTCAAGGAGCCGCTGAGCAAACTCAAGTTCAACCCCGGGCTGGACCAGCGCGAGTTCGAACGCTCGACGCTCAACGCACTGGCCGTCTATGACCCGCTGGAAGAGTGGAACCGCCGGGTGTATCACTTCAACTACCGCTTCGACCAATGGGTGTTCCTGCCCGTGGTCGACGGCTATCGCTACGTCACGCCAAGCTTCCTGCGTACCGGCGTGAGCAACTTCTTCAACAACCTCGGCGACGTGCCGAACCTGGTGAACAGCCTGCTGCAACTCAAGGGCAAGCGTTCGATGGAAACCTCTGCGCGCCTGCTGCTCAACACCACCATCGGCATCGCCGGCCTGTGGGACCCGGCCACCGCCATGGGCCTGCCGCGCCAGAACGAAGACTTCGGCCAGACCCTGGGCTTCTACGGTGTACCAGGCGGCGCCTACTTCGTCTTGCCAATTCTCGGGCCGTCCAACATCCGCGACACCGGCGGCCTGGCAGTCGACTTCACCGTAGAGTCGGCGATCAACTACCTGAACGTCTCCGAAGTCAGCTCCAATCATCCTGAAGTGTGGATCCTGCGCGGCATCGACAAACGCAACCAGACCCGCTTCCGCTATGGCCAGCTGAACTCGCCGTTCGAGTACGAGAAAGTGCGTTACGTGTATACCGAGTCACGTAAGTTGCAGATCGCCGAGTAA
- a CDS encoding TetR/AcrR family transcriptional regulator — MSTIRERNKELILRAASEEFADKGFAATKTSDIAAKAGLPKPNVYYYFKSKENLYREVLESIIEPILQASTPFNPEGVPSEVLSGYIRSKIRISRDLPFASKVFASEIMHGAPHLSADLVEQLNSQARHNIDCIQTWIDRGQIAAIDPNHLMFSIWAATQTYADFDWQITAITGKAKLDEADYEAAAQTIIRLVLKGCEPD, encoded by the coding sequence ATGAGCACTATCCGCGAGCGCAACAAAGAACTGATCCTGCGTGCCGCCAGTGAAGAATTTGCCGACAAGGGCTTCGCTGCGACCAAAACCAGCGACATCGCAGCCAAGGCGGGATTGCCCAAGCCCAACGTCTACTACTACTTCAAATCCAAGGAAAACCTCTACCGCGAGGTCCTGGAAAGTATCATCGAGCCGATTCTGCAGGCCTCGACACCGTTCAACCCTGAAGGTGTGCCCAGCGAAGTGCTGAGCGGCTACATCCGCTCGAAAATCCGCATCTCCCGCGACCTGCCTTTCGCTTCCAAGGTGTTCGCCAGCGAAATCATGCACGGCGCCCCGCACCTGAGCGCCGACCTGGTCGAACAACTCAACAGCCAGGCCAGACACAACATCGACTGCATCCAAACCTGGATCGACCGCGGCCAGATCGCCGCCATCGACCCTAACCACCTGATGTTCAGCATCTGGGCCGCGACCCAGACCTATGCCGACTTTGACTGGCAGATCACCGCCATCACCGGCAAAGCCAAACTGGATGAGGCCGATTATGAAGCAGCGGCGCAGACGATTATCCGGTTGGTGCTCAAGGGGTGTGAACCGGACTGA
- a CDS encoding heme-binding protein, whose product MSALTLKVAVNLIDQAISAGRAISAAPLTIAVLDAGGHLITLQREDGASLLRPQVAIGKAWGAIALGKGSRLLALDAQQRPAFIAALNSLGQGSIVPAPGGVLIRDLAGNVLGAVGISGDLSDVDEQCAISAIEALGLTADAGVTA is encoded by the coding sequence ATGAGCGCTTTAACCTTGAAAGTCGCAGTCAACCTGATCGATCAGGCCATCTCTGCCGGGCGTGCAATCTCTGCAGCTCCATTGACCATTGCAGTACTGGATGCCGGCGGGCACCTGATCACCCTGCAACGCGAAGACGGCGCCAGCCTGCTACGCCCGCAGGTCGCCATCGGTAAGGCCTGGGGCGCCATTGCCCTGGGCAAAGGCTCGCGTCTGCTGGCGCTGGACGCACAACAACGCCCGGCGTTTATCGCGGCGTTGAACAGCCTGGGGCAGGGCAGCATCGTGCCGGCACCGGGTGGTGTGCTGATTCGCGATCTGGCAGGGAACGTGCTGGGGGCGGTCGGCATCAGCGGGGATCTGTCGGATGTTGATGAACAGTGCGCGATTAGTGCGATCGAGGCGTTGGGGTTGACGGCGGATGCTGGGGTAACGGCTTGA
- a CDS encoding alpha/beta hydrolase: protein MKTLFGITLAAAMTLCPPFLHADEALDADEIAFQALSPVVTALLNAEDAEELMARAEKLEGTDTLQAIAVYLAASREEPEQLIAPYQVAALFARRGDNKLAERFLKEADDRGMWFGPLMASDEDFADLRQTSTYKNVLANAQQRYQKIALGKVGAISVLNPSATIPVPAACRPVVVWLHGYGVNGEVDEDYQPLADTGAIILGINGTEMINSVDSFRWIGPGFEGTHKAVQNGLKELAVQQCIDRKHVYLMGFSQGSQHAGALLAQHPDDYAGALLLSPGGMQPTPTTSKARGKKVFVINGKMEGPGNLQMSADFRALFSEGNEVKSITHDGGHTFPDGWRTSLPQALRWMMGGEV from the coding sequence GTGAAGACGCTGTTTGGCATCACCCTGGCTGCGGCCATGACCCTCTGCCCCCCTTTTCTGCACGCCGACGAAGCGCTGGACGCCGATGAAATCGCTTTCCAGGCGCTCAGTCCTGTCGTCACTGCGTTGCTCAACGCCGAAGATGCAGAAGAGCTAATGGCCCGGGCTGAAAAACTGGAAGGTACCGACACCTTGCAGGCTATTGCTGTTTACCTGGCGGCGAGCCGCGAAGAACCCGAGCAGTTGATAGCGCCTTATCAGGTGGCGGCGCTGTTTGCCCGTCGCGGTGACAACAAGCTGGCGGAGCGCTTTTTGAAGGAAGCCGATGACCGCGGCATGTGGTTCGGTCCACTGATGGCGAGCGACGAGGACTTTGCCGATCTGCGCCAGACATCCACCTACAAGAACGTGTTGGCCAATGCCCAGCAACGCTATCAGAAAATTGCCCTAGGCAAGGTCGGAGCTATTTCAGTGCTCAATCCTTCCGCCACTATTCCTGTGCCCGCCGCGTGTCGGCCGGTGGTGGTCTGGTTGCACGGGTATGGCGTGAACGGTGAAGTCGATGAGGATTACCAGCCACTTGCGGACACCGGTGCCATTATCTTGGGCATTAATGGCACTGAAATGATCAATTCTGTCGACAGCTTCCGCTGGATCGGCCCGGGTTTTGAGGGCACGCATAAAGCGGTACAAAACGGTCTGAAGGAGCTGGCGGTGCAGCAATGCATCGACCGCAAACATGTTTACCTGATGGGCTTTTCTCAAGGCTCACAGCATGCCGGAGCGTTGTTGGCGCAACATCCGGATGATTACGCAGGCGCATTGTTGCTGTCACCCGGCGGTATGCAACCGACACCGACCACGAGCAAGGCGCGTGGCAAAAAGGTGTTTGTGATCAACGGGAAGATGGAAGGACCGGGCAACTTGCAAATGAGTGCCGATTTTCGTGCGTTATTCAGTGAGGGTAACGAGGTTAAATCCATTACCCATGATGGCGGGCACACGTTTCCGGACGGCTGGAGAACATCACTCCCGCAGGCATTGCGCTGGATGATGGGCGGTGAAGTTTAG
- a CDS encoding DUF805 domain-containing protein, which translates to MKWYLQVLRKYATFRGRASREEFWMFVLLETCFLGVWTAIAIWTGLIREIGFLIAELVYGLLTVCPRLALIWRRFHDMNRSGLNFFWAGIPLIGPFILLIMMAASGTKGENNFGLDPLESEVDQKV; encoded by the coding sequence ATGAAGTGGTATTTGCAGGTGCTGAGGAAGTACGCCACGTTTAGAGGGCGCGCCAGTAGAGAAGAGTTCTGGATGTTCGTGCTCTTGGAGACTTGTTTTCTTGGCGTTTGGACGGCCATAGCTATTTGGACTGGCTTGATCCGTGAAATAGGTTTTCTTATTGCTGAACTTGTATATGGGCTTTTAACTGTATGTCCAAGATTGGCGCTGATTTGGCGCCGATTCCACGACATGAATAGAAGTGGACTGAATTTCTTCTGGGCAGGTATCCCTCTGATTGGGCCGTTTATTCTCCTGATTATGATGGCGGCAAGCGGGACGAAGGGAGAGAATAATTTCGGTCTGGACCCATTGGAGTCTGAAGTAGATCAGAAGGTGTAA